The nucleotide sequence TTAATTCCTAATTTTTTCATATCAAAATCCAGTGATGAAACAGGAACTTTTATTATTTTTATTTTTTTACTATTTTTTATTTTATTTTTATCAAAAATAAATGTCGAAGCTGAATCATATTCTTGAAAATATAAAATATCATTTTTACTAAATATACCTCTTTAATTAATTTAACATTTTTACATTTGTTTAACTTAATATTTTCTAATAAGTTTTTATAATTTTCTGGATCTGGTTCATATGCTATAACTAAGCCATTTTTTCCAACTTTTTTTGATGCATATAAAGTAAATAATCCTATATATGCTC is from Candidatus Pacearchaeota archaeon and encodes:
- a CDS encoding FkbM family methyltransferase; protein product: MILKKGDIVIDAGAYIGLFTLYASKKVGKNGLVIAYEPDPENYKNLLENIKLNKCKNVKLIKEVYLVKMIFYIFKNMIQLRHLFLIKIK